A window of Halococcus agarilyticus contains these coding sequences:
- a CDS encoding sugar phosphate nucleotidyltransferase produces MSLRTAVVLAAGEGNRLRPLTHNRPKPMLPAANRPMLEYVFDALIDAGIERIAVVIGYKRDRVQEYFGPTYRDRPLQYVVQEKQLGSGHALLEARSAVDEPFLVVNGDRVIESGLVADVIGEFEAHPDAAATLGVLEHRDARHYGAVALHEGRIEEIVEKPDTDDYRLINAGVYAFRTEIFESIEATERRDGELRVPDTLARLIDDGEAVRGVRIDGLSPHATYPWDLLTVTREILARGRVDEPAREQGVWVDDSALVHEDATLQAPVVVGPDCEVGPGAVVGPDVALGRNVTVEANATVERSVLDTDTRIGPGSTVLDCVAGQDVTLGAANTVPGGPADVRIDTQVYEEQALGAVVADRVHAGGAVTLAPGTLVGPGARLYTGVRASGRIEADAEVLG; encoded by the coding sequence ATGAGCCTCCGTACAGCCGTCGTCCTCGCTGCCGGGGAGGGGAACCGGCTGCGACCTCTGACACACAACCGCCCGAAGCCGATGCTCCCCGCAGCGAACAGGCCGATGCTGGAGTACGTCTTCGACGCGCTGATCGACGCCGGGATCGAGCGGATCGCGGTCGTGATCGGCTACAAGCGCGACCGCGTACAGGAGTACTTCGGCCCGACCTACCGGGATCGGCCCCTCCAGTACGTCGTCCAGGAGAAACAGCTCGGCAGCGGCCACGCGCTGCTCGAAGCCCGGTCCGCGGTCGACGAGCCGTTCCTCGTGGTGAACGGCGATCGGGTGATCGAATCCGGCCTCGTCGCGGACGTGATCGGGGAGTTCGAGGCCCACCCCGACGCCGCAGCGACGCTCGGCGTGCTCGAACACCGCGACGCCCGCCACTACGGTGCGGTCGCGCTCCACGAGGGCCGGATCGAGGAGATCGTGGAGAAGCCCGACACCGACGACTACCGCCTGATCAACGCGGGCGTCTACGCCTTCCGGACCGAGATCTTCGAGTCGATCGAGGCGACCGAGCGTCGGGACGGCGAGCTCCGGGTGCCCGACACGCTCGCGCGGCTGATCGACGACGGCGAGGCCGTCCGCGGGGTTCGGATCGACGGCCTCTCGCCACACGCCACCTACCCGTGGGACCTCTTGACTGTTACCCGGGAGATCCTCGCACGCGGCCGTGTCGACGAGCCCGCGCGCGAACAGGGCGTCTGGGTCGACGACAGCGCACTCGTTCACGAGGACGCGACGCTCCAGGCTCCCGTGGTGGTGGGACCGGACTGCGAGGTGGGCCCCGGTGCGGTGGTCGGCCCGGACGTCGCGCTCGGCCGGAACGTCACCGTCGAGGCGAACGCCACCGTCGAGCGGAGCGTGCTCGACACCGACACCCGGATCGGTCCCGGGAGCACGGTCCTCGACTGCGTGGCGGGCCAGGACGTCACCCTGGGTGCGGCGAACACGGTCCCCGGCGGGCCGGCCGACGTGCGGATCGACACCCAGGTGTACGAGGAGCAGGCGCTCGGGGCGGTGGTCGCCGATCGGGTCCACGCGGGCGGGGCGGTCACGCTCGCGCCGGGCACGCTCGTCGGGCCGGGCGCACGGCTCTACACCGGGGTCCGTGCGAGCGGTCGGATCGAGGCCGACGCGGAGGTGCTCGGCTGA
- a CDS encoding lipopolysaccharide biosynthesis protein, whose protein sequence is MSLQSVVKRLRRALRPGGSLAERAVTGGVWVALTNVADRALQLGMVLLVARLIGPDAYGVMAFALIVMSALTKLSRLGIDAALIQREESDVDAYLDTAWVMQNARSLLVAGILFTIAPVAAGFFDEPQLTNVLRVLALSPVLSGLQNPALLYLKKDLRFDKQFVYTLSGTVFYVTVAVGYALATRSVWALVFGLVASDAARLIVSYLLVDYRPWPRFDLDHARELFGYGRWIFASGIVLFLIMEGDDAFVGWYLGGAVLAFYQLAYRVSNAPATEVTQTISSVVFPTYAKLQSEDRRLRDGFFKTVQLTTFVSFPVAVGIAAIAPTFVDAFLTEEWGPMVPMIQLLAAWGLLRSLGATTGPLFQAVGRPDFATKIQFGKLLVIAAFIYPATAEYGAVGTALVIVGNSLLFSEPVSSYLAVRVVEGSYVELLWLLAYPALASAVMGGAVLALRESLVVGSAVLELVVLVVAGVAVYTALVLGLERYSGYDSVSLCRRMVETVVS, encoded by the coding sequence GTGTCGCTCCAGAGCGTCGTGAAGCGTCTCCGGCGCGCGCTTCGACCGGGCGGGAGCCTCGCGGAGCGTGCGGTCACCGGTGGGGTCTGGGTCGCGCTCACCAACGTCGCCGACCGCGCGCTCCAGCTCGGGATGGTCCTCCTCGTCGCGCGACTGATCGGCCCCGACGCCTACGGTGTGATGGCGTTCGCGCTGATCGTGATGAGCGCGCTGACGAAGCTTTCCAGACTCGGGATCGACGCCGCGCTGATCCAGCGCGAGGAATCGGACGTCGACGCCTATCTCGACACGGCGTGGGTGATGCAGAACGCCCGGAGCCTCCTCGTTGCCGGGATCCTGTTCACCATCGCGCCGGTGGCGGCAGGGTTTTTCGACGAGCCACAGCTCACGAACGTTCTCCGCGTGCTCGCGCTCTCGCCGGTGCTCTCGGGACTTCAGAACCCCGCACTGCTGTATCTCAAGAAGGATCTCCGGTTCGACAAGCAGTTCGTCTACACCCTCTCGGGCACCGTCTTCTACGTGACGGTGGCGGTCGGCTACGCGCTCGCCACGCGGTCGGTGTGGGCGCTCGTCTTCGGGCTGGTCGCGAGCGACGCCGCACGACTGATCGTCTCGTACCTGCTCGTCGACTACCGGCCGTGGCCCCGGTTCGATCTCGATCACGCGCGCGAACTGTTCGGGTACGGACGGTGGATCTTCGCCTCGGGGATCGTCCTCTTTCTCATCATGGAGGGCGACGACGCCTTCGTCGGGTGGTATCTCGGCGGGGCCGTCCTCGCGTTCTACCAGCTCGCCTACCGGGTCTCGAACGCACCCGCGACCGAGGTCACCCAGACCATTTCGAGCGTGGTCTTCCCGACCTACGCGAAACTCCAGAGCGAGGACCGACGCCTCCGTGACGGTTTCTTCAAAACCGTCCAGCTCACCACGTTCGTCTCCTTCCCCGTCGCGGTCGGCATCGCCGCGATCGCGCCCACGTTCGTCGACGCCTTCCTCACCGAGGAATGGGGGCCGATGGTCCCGATGATCCAGCTGCTCGCGGCGTGGGGACTCCTCCGCTCGCTCGGCGCGACCACCGGCCCGCTGTTTCAGGCCGTAGGTCGGCCCGACTTCGCCACCAAGATCCAGTTCGGGAAGCTCCTCGTCATCGCGGCGTTCATCTACCCTGCAACGGCGGAGTACGGCGCGGTCGGGACCGCACTCGTGATCGTCGGCAACTCGCTGCTGTTCTCCGAACCGGTGTCGTCGTACCTCGCGGTCCGGGTGGTCGAGGGCAGCTACGTCGAACTCCTCTGGTTGCTCGCGTACCCCGCGCTCGCGAGCGCCGTCATGGGCGGCGCGGTCCTCGCCCTGCGAGAGTCTCTCGTGGTTGGGTCGGCCGTACTCGAACTCGTCGTTCTGGTCGTTGCGGGCGTCGCGGTGTACACCGCCCTCGTGCTCGGTCTCGAACGCTACTCGGGCTACGACAGCGTCAGCCTCTGTCGTCGGATGGTCGAAACCGTCGTCTCCTGA
- the rnhB gene encoding ribonuclease HII: MERSFGVDEAGRGPVLGSLFVACVRADPAALPAGIDDSKRLSPGRREALAADLRDDDRIAVAVREVTPTEIDAPDTDLNALTIEAGAAAIDSVASVGADAEATADRTAADAAGVVDACDTDAERFGRRVREATTADVEITAEHGADEKYDLVGAASVVAKVARDAHIGALADEHGPVGSGYPSDPTTREFLAKYVREQGDLPSFARRSWKTSREALAAAEQSALAEF, translated from the coding sequence ATGGAGCGTTCGTTCGGCGTCGACGAGGCCGGCCGCGGCCCCGTCCTCGGCTCGCTGTTCGTGGCGTGCGTCCGCGCCGACCCCGCCGCCCTCCCCGCGGGCATCGACGACTCGAAGCGACTCTCGCCAGGCCGCCGCGAGGCGCTCGCTGCCGACCTCCGCGACGACGACCGGATCGCGGTCGCGGTCCGGGAGGTCACGCCGACCGAAATCGACGCACCCGACACCGACCTGAACGCGCTCACGATCGAGGCAGGTGCGGCCGCGATCGATAGCGTGGCGAGCGTCGGGGCCGACGCCGAAGCGACAGCCGACAGGACGGCAGCCGATGCAGCCGGCGTGGTCGACGCCTGTGACACCGATGCGGAGCGGTTCGGGCGGCGCGTCCGTGAGGCCACGACCGCGGACGTCGAGATCACCGCCGAACACGGCGCAGATGAGAAATACGACCTCGTCGGTGCGGCGAGCGTCGTCGCCAAGGTCGCTCGTGACGCTCACATCGGGGCCCTCGCGGACGAACACGGCCCCGTCGGGAGCGGCTACCCGAGCGATCCCACCACCCGCGAGTTTCTCGCGAAGTACGTCCGCGAGCAGGGCGATCTTCCATCCTTCGCGCGTCGGTCGTGGAAGACGAGCCGCGAGGCGCTCGCGGCCGCCGAACAGTCGGCGCTCGCGGAGTTCTGA
- a CDS encoding NAD-dependent epimerase/dehydratase family protein, translated as MSIIVTGADGYVGWPTALRIAKRTDQRVLGVDNLARREWVASVGARSATPVASIEERLAAAEEQGLSNLSFVEGDLTDRPFVDRLLAVHEPAAVIHTAAQPSAPYSQINGEHANETQHNNMQATRNLVWGLHEAGLSDTHFVETTTTGVYGAPEFPIPEGGATMENDGERDEVPFPAMAGSWYHLTKAHDAANLRLANTQFDLPISDVRTAIVYGAGTDETRADDRLGTRLDFDYYFGVVAHRFAAQAVAGYPLTVYGKGEQRKPFVSLEDAVEGLARLALCDPDDRPAAHTVYNQTTRAISIVEIAETIADVGAEYDLDVAVEHVENPREEDETHEMEIEREKYDDLIGGGSVDFETGMDEVLEAMTEQADVITAHEDRFLPDVLEDRED; from the coding sequence ATGTCGATCATCGTCACCGGGGCCGACGGCTACGTCGGGTGGCCGACCGCCCTCAGGATCGCGAAGCGGACCGACCAGCGCGTGCTCGGCGTGGACAACCTCGCCAGGCGCGAGTGGGTCGCGTCGGTCGGGGCGAGAAGCGCCACGCCGGTCGCGTCGATCGAGGAGCGCCTCGCGGCCGCCGAGGAGCAGGGCCTCTCGAACCTCTCGTTCGTCGAGGGCGACCTCACGGATCGGCCGTTCGTCGATCGGCTGCTCGCGGTCCACGAGCCCGCGGCGGTGATCCACACCGCGGCCCAGCCCTCCGCGCCGTACTCCCAGATCAACGGCGAGCACGCGAACGAGACCCAGCACAACAACATGCAGGCGACCCGGAACCTCGTGTGGGGACTCCACGAGGCGGGGCTCTCCGACACCCACTTCGTCGAGACCACCACCACGGGCGTGTACGGCGCGCCCGAGTTCCCCATCCCGGAAGGTGGGGCGACGATGGAGAACGACGGCGAGCGCGACGAGGTTCCCTTCCCCGCGATGGCGGGCTCGTGGTATCACCTCACCAAGGCCCACGACGCGGCGAACCTCCGGCTCGCGAACACCCAGTTCGACCTCCCGATCAGCGACGTCCGAACCGCGATCGTCTACGGGGCGGGCACCGACGAGACCCGGGCGGACGACCGGCTGGGCACTCGTTTGGACTTCGATTACTACTTCGGGGTCGTCGCTCACCGCTTCGCGGCCCAGGCGGTCGCGGGCTACCCGCTGACGGTCTATGGGAAAGGCGAGCAGCGAAAGCCGTTCGTGAGCCTCGAAGATGCAGTCGAGGGGCTCGCGCGGCTGGCGCTGTGTGATCCCGACGACCGACCCGCGGCCCACACCGTGTACAACCAGACGACGCGCGCGATCAGCATCGTCGAGATCGCCGAAACCATCGCCGACGTCGGGGCCGAATACGATCTCGACGTCGCGGTCGAGCACGTCGAGAACCCGCGCGAGGAGGACGAGACCCACGAGATGGAGATCGAGCGCGAGAAGTACGACGACCTGATCGGCGGCGGGTCGGTCGACTTCGAGACCGGGATGGACGAGGTGCTCGAAGCCATGACCGAGCAGGCAGACGTCATCACGGCCCACGAGGACCGCTTCCTGCCGGACGTGCTCGAAGACCGGGAGGACTGA
- a CDS encoding VOC family protein has translation MIQWRRIDHVQVTIPPGEVDAAREFYGEVLGLTPIEQPDSFGDTDTTWYRAGDVEIHLGVEDSDEQSRRHPAFEIADVAAARDRLEAHGIETVDEPPIPGRERFSFRDPFDNRIELLQRA, from the coding sequence ATGATTCAGTGGCGACGGATCGACCACGTCCAGGTCACGATCCCTCCCGGGGAAGTCGACGCGGCGCGCGAGTTCTACGGCGAGGTTCTCGGGCTGACCCCGATCGAGCAACCCGATTCGTTCGGCGACACCGACACCACGTGGTATCGCGCGGGTGACGTCGAGATCCACCTCGGCGTCGAGGATTCCGACGAACAGTCCAGGCGACATCCCGCCTTCGAGATCGCGGACGTCGCCGCTGCGCGTGACCGGCTCGAAGCTCACGGTATCGAGACGGTCGACGAACCGCCGATTCCGGGTCGCGAGCGCTTCTCGTTTCGTGACCCGTTCGACAATCGGATCGAACTCCTCCAGCGAGCCTGA
- a CDS encoding tRNA pseudouridine(54/55) synthase Pus10: MSILDDARAVIANGPVCDACLGRVFADRSFGLTNDERGHALRVASALDADDPFDPSEGPDTCWVCEGECGRYDAWAERAVDALDGIEFATYQVGTRVPPLIEENDRLLREDSGLPPDAGESFKSALNREVGKRVGEHTGTEVDFERPDVLALVNLERGDVDAQINPAFVYGRYRKLDRDIPQTEWPCRECGGGGTQLAADGGTEPCDHCGGSGYLYDESVEELTAPVVADAMEGVDAVFHGAGREDVDARMLGTGRPFAIEVKEPHHREIDAADLEAAINDFADGTVEVEGLRRATHRMVERVKELDAHKTYSMAVEFAEPVTASALADALVALDGATIAQNTPERVDHRRASRTRERTVYEIDGELDPDRDGDTDDGDGARHATVELRGEGGLYVKELVSGDGDRTEPSLAGLLGIDATVTALDVLAVEGEDEPFATAEYVIGADGDEPDADEHTDDGESESRRNG; encoded by the coding sequence ATGTCCATCCTCGACGACGCCCGGGCCGTCATCGCCAACGGTCCCGTCTGCGATGCCTGTCTCGGTCGTGTCTTCGCCGATCGGAGTTTCGGTCTCACGAACGACGAGCGCGGCCACGCCCTCCGGGTCGCGAGCGCACTCGACGCCGACGACCCCTTCGATCCCTCCGAGGGACCGGATACGTGCTGGGTCTGTGAGGGCGAGTGCGGCCGGTACGACGCGTGGGCCGAGCGCGCGGTCGACGCCCTCGACGGGATCGAGTTCGCGACCTACCAGGTTGGAACACGCGTTCCGCCACTGATCGAGGAGAACGATCGGCTGCTCCGCGAGGACAGCGGCTTGCCCCCCGACGCGGGCGAGTCGTTCAAATCCGCCCTCAATCGCGAGGTCGGCAAGCGGGTGGGCGAACACACGGGCACCGAGGTCGATTTCGAGCGCCCGGACGTGCTCGCGCTCGTCAATCTCGAACGCGGCGATGTGGACGCACAGATCAATCCCGCGTTCGTCTACGGTCGGTATCGCAAGCTCGACCGCGACATCCCCCAGACCGAGTGGCCGTGTCGAGAGTGCGGTGGTGGCGGCACCCAGCTCGCCGCCGACGGTGGGACCGAGCCCTGCGATCACTGCGGCGGCAGCGGCTATCTCTACGACGAGAGCGTCGAGGAGCTGACCGCACCCGTCGTCGCGGACGCGATGGAGGGTGTGGATGCGGTGTTCCACGGTGCCGGCCGCGAGGACGTCGACGCGCGCATGCTCGGTACCGGTCGCCCGTTCGCGATCGAGGTCAAGGAGCCACACCACCGCGAGATCGACGCAGCGGATCTCGAAGCCGCGATCAACGACTTCGCCGACGGCACGGTCGAAGTCGAGGGACTCCGGCGCGCGACCCACCGGATGGTCGAGCGCGTGAAGGAACTCGACGCGCACAAGACCTACTCGATGGCCGTGGAGTTCGCGGAGCCGGTCACGGCGTCGGCACTTGCTGACGCGCTCGTCGCTCTCGACGGCGCGACGATCGCCCAGAACACTCCCGAGCGCGTCGACCACCGTCGGGCGAGTCGCACCCGCGAGCGCACGGTGTACGAGATCGACGGTGAGCTCGACCCCGACCGCGACGGCGACACCGACGACGGGGACGGCGCGCGTCACGCGACGGTCGAACTCCGTGGCGAGGGCGGGCTCTACGTCAAGGAACTCGTGAGCGGCGACGGCGATCGGACCGAGCCGAGCCTCGCGGGGCTGCTCGGGATCGACGCCACCGTCACGGCGCTCGACGTCCTCGCGGTCGAGGGCGAGGACGAACCGTTCGCGACGGCCGAGTACGTGATCGGCGCGGACGGAGACGAACCCGACGCGGACGAGCACACGGACGACGGCGAAAGCGAGTCTCGGCGGAACGGTTAA
- a CDS encoding DUF2298 domain-containing protein, giving the protein MEYGLVALWFVAYALLAVVGAPIASLLFERFPDRGATFALPISLAVLTLVAYWVGHARFGWVAVGVAVAVLLVASGLALRAGGSIHLRGLAAAMAVFGVAFAFLLAIRAVDPAVHPGGGEKFLDFGLIQTVLRADRLPPEDFWFAGERLRYYYGGFVMTALLSMLTDTPARYAYNLALAGFFASLVTAAYGLAGAIAASHGRSHRLAGALAALFVGIGGNLATPGRMLLGVLPDDLAAQYGRVFFAGVRGVPYEEALANLTTPKEFSYWYGRYVIDGTLNVFPLWSFLNGDLSAFMIAMTFLLGCVALSFAYYRTPETALTRRRALVFVAFPPAVGLCALISTWSVPSAVGVLWLSLALGDARPATLLPSVLARHLPTSPDATAGPARLARFRHELSRTVVAAVLACAGGLAGAALASPFLLFHRPAVRGVKFLPPRSGLGELFLVHGAFLTLFALYLVARRPRWLRARLARAPPRALAITGIASVAVFAVLGLVVDLAAVALAGPFVVAGWVLCRTRADSSRGPADATATERTRSPHRSSSGSESRILGGGGLVGYETVLIVAGAGLVLAVEFAYVSAGSITRNVRWKTVFKVYLQVWVLWGTAGGVALAWLLAAAKDTLVGALADRSAPQPRTALAAGLSILAIAALVVPATGTFAGLALATHFDDPPAESAGLDPSLDATRFVDVSRPAQAESIAWLDNRSGQPNIVTEPGTRMYTWTSAPATLTGVPTVIGWRHERGYRGAAAFEERVAAVNTIYTEPWSEGAPVIDEHDVRYIYVGPPERERYGDVQNYARQANVSVAFENSAVTIYAVDPAFVCEPEDTNCDTG; this is encoded by the coding sequence ATGGAGTACGGTCTCGTCGCGCTGTGGTTCGTGGCCTACGCCCTCCTCGCCGTCGTGGGAGCGCCGATCGCCTCTCTCCTCTTCGAGCGCTTTCCCGACCGCGGCGCGACGTTCGCGCTCCCGATCTCGCTCGCGGTCCTCACGCTCGTCGCCTACTGGGTCGGTCACGCCAGGTTCGGCTGGGTCGCGGTCGGCGTCGCGGTCGCGGTCCTCCTCGTCGCGTCCGGTCTCGCTCTCCGCGCCGGCGGGTCGATCCACCTTCGTGGCCTCGCCGCTGCGATGGCGGTGTTCGGTGTCGCGTTCGCGTTCCTGCTCGCGATCCGGGCGGTCGATCCGGCGGTGCATCCCGGCGGCGGCGAGAAGTTCCTCGATTTCGGCCTGATCCAGACGGTGCTGCGCGCCGATCGCCTCCCGCCGGAGGACTTCTGGTTCGCGGGCGAGCGCCTCCGGTACTACTACGGCGGGTTCGTGATGACCGCGCTGCTCTCGATGCTCACGGACACGCCCGCACGCTACGCGTACAACCTCGCCCTCGCCGGGTTCTTCGCGTCGCTCGTGACCGCCGCCTACGGCCTCGCGGGCGCGATCGCCGCCTCTCACGGTCGCTCGCACCGCCTCGCGGGTGCGCTCGCGGCCCTCTTCGTCGGGATCGGCGGCAACCTCGCGACGCCCGGAAGGATGCTCCTCGGGGTTCTCCCCGACGATCTCGCCGCCCAGTACGGCCGCGTTTTCTTCGCTGGCGTCCGCGGCGTTCCCTACGAGGAGGCGCTCGCGAACCTCACCACTCCGAAGGAGTTCTCGTACTGGTACGGCCGGTACGTGATCGACGGGACGCTCAACGTCTTCCCACTCTGGTCCTTTCTCAACGGCGACCTGAGCGCGTTCATGATCGCGATGACGTTTCTCCTCGGCTGTGTCGCGCTCTCCTTCGCGTACTACCGAACCCCTGAGACCGCTCTCACCCGCCGGCGCGCGCTCGTCTTCGTCGCGTTCCCGCCCGCGGTGGGTCTGTGCGCACTGATCAGCACGTGGAGCGTGCCGAGCGCGGTCGGCGTGCTCTGGCTCTCGCTCGCCCTCGGTGACGCCCGCCCGGCGACGCTACTGCCCAGCGTGCTCGCCCGGCATCTCCCCACCTCGCCGGACGCTACGGCCGGTCCCGCCCGCCTTGCTCGGTTCCGACACGAACTCTCACGGACGGTCGTCGCGGCCGTGCTCGCGTGCGCCGGCGGCCTCGCGGGCGCGGCGCTCGCCTCGCCGTTCCTCCTCTTTCACCGGCCGGCAGTCCGCGGGGTCAAGTTCCTCCCGCCACGCAGCGGTCTCGGCGAGCTGTTCTTGGTCCACGGGGCCTTCCTCACGCTCTTCGCTCTCTACCTCGTCGCTCGCCGACCACGGTGGCTGCGAGCCCGACTCGCGCGCGCGCCGCCGAGAGCGCTCGCGATCACGGGCATCGCGAGCGTCGCGGTGTTCGCCGTACTCGGCCTGGTCGTGGATCTCGCGGCGGTCGCGCTCGCCGGCCCGTTCGTCGTCGCCGGCTGGGTGCTGTGTCGCACACGCGCCGATTCCTCGCGGGGGCCGGCGGATGCGACGGCGACCGAGCGGACGCGATCTCCCCATCGCTCCTCGTCCGGATCGGAGTCGCGGATTCTCGGTGGGGGCGGCCTCGTGGGCTACGAGACGGTGCTGATCGTCGCGGGTGCGGGCCTCGTGCTCGCGGTGGAGTTCGCGTACGTGAGCGCGGGCTCGATCACCCGCAACGTGCGCTGGAAGACCGTGTTCAAGGTGTACCTCCAGGTCTGGGTGCTCTGGGGCACCGCCGGCGGCGTCGCGCTCGCGTGGCTGCTCGCGGCAGCCAAGGACACGCTCGTCGGCGCGCTCGCCGATCGATCCGCGCCGCAACCACGCACCGCGCTCGCCGCTGGCCTCTCTATCCTCGCGATCGCGGCGCTCGTGGTCCCGGCCACCGGCACGTTCGCCGGGCTCGCGCTCGCGACGCACTTCGACGACCCGCCCGCGGAGTCCGCCGGCCTCGATCCCTCGCTCGACGCGACCCGGTTCGTCGACGTCTCCCGGCCGGCCCAGGCCGAATCGATCGCGTGGCTCGACAATCGCTCGGGCCAGCCGAACATCGTGACCGAGCCGGGCACCCGGATGTACACGTGGACGAGCGCGCCCGCGACCCTCACCGGCGTGCCGACCGTGATCGGGTGGCGACACGAGCGCGGCTACCGCGGCGCGGCGGCGTTCGAGGAGCGCGTCGCGGCCGTGAACACGATCTACACCGAACCGTGGTCCGAAGGCGCTCCCGTGATCGACGAGCACGACGTCCGGTACATCTACGTCGGCCCACCCGAGCGCGAGCGTTACGGCGACGTCCAGAACTACGCACGCCAGGCGAACGTCTCGGTCGCGTTCGAGAACAGCGCGGTGACGATCTACGCGGTCGATCCCGCTTTCGTCTGCGAACCTGAGGACACGAACTGCGATACCGGGTGA
- the glmS gene encoding glutamine--fructose-6-phosphate transaminase (isomerizing), translating to MCGIVGCVGRPDETLDVLMHGLSKLEYRGYDSAGVALANGTVDIEKREGELENLEAALEGIDLGGPVGIGHTRWSTHGPPSDRNSHPHADCEGQVAVIHNGIIENFQTIKDELIAAGHEFESDTDTEVVPHLIESALADGASPEDAFRAAMERIEGSYAIAAVFAGGDAVYCARADSPLVLGVDDGATYLASDVPAFREFTDRVIYLDDGEIARIDDDGWTVTTLAGEPVDKSVHTVEWDAEETGKSGYDHYMLKEIHEQPRALRQCLRGRVDELGGTVELDELDEPPRPTAVQFVACGTSYHAALYGARLFQDAGIPAQAFLASEYVTSPPPAGDALVVGVTQSGETADTLSALREAKGRGARTLALTNVVGSTVSRECDHVIYIRAGPEIGVAASKTFASQLAALNLFALATANGGDRDALGALRDLPSEVQAVIDDSTAAAVATEYLDAEGYFFIGRGLNYPVALEGALKLKEITYRHAEGFAAGELKHGPLALVTENTPVIAIATGDGELARKTVGNVKEVEARNASVIAVTDGQSDIERYADHVLPIPETHPRTAAVLANVQLQLFAYHTAAQLGRSIDKPRNLAKSVTVE from the coding sequence ATGTGTGGGATCGTCGGCTGTGTCGGTCGACCCGACGAGACGCTCGATGTCCTGATGCACGGCCTCTCGAAGCTCGAATATCGGGGGTACGACTCGGCGGGTGTCGCGCTCGCCAACGGGACTGTGGACATCGAGAAACGCGAGGGCGAACTCGAGAACCTCGAAGCGGCGCTCGAGGGGATCGATCTCGGTGGCCCGGTCGGAATCGGTCACACCCGCTGGAGCACGCACGGCCCGCCGAGCGACCGCAACTCCCACCCCCACGCCGACTGCGAGGGACAAGTGGCAGTGATCCACAACGGGATCATCGAGAACTTCCAGACGATCAAGGACGAGCTGATCGCGGCGGGCCACGAGTTCGAAAGCGACACCGATACCGAGGTCGTCCCCCACCTGATCGAGTCGGCGCTCGCCGACGGGGCCAGCCCCGAAGACGCGTTCCGCGCGGCGATGGAGCGGATCGAGGGGAGCTACGCGATCGCCGCGGTGTTCGCCGGCGGCGACGCGGTCTACTGTGCCCGAGCGGATTCGCCGCTCGTGCTCGGCGTCGACGACGGCGCGACCTACCTCGCGAGCGACGTGCCTGCCTTCCGGGAGTTCACCGACCGCGTGATCTACCTCGACGACGGCGAGATCGCCCGGATCGACGACGACGGCTGGACCGTGACGACGCTCGCGGGCGAACCGGTCGACAAGTCAGTTCACACCGTCGAGTGGGACGCAGAAGAGACGGGAAAGAGCGGCTACGACCACTACATGCTGAAGGAGATCCACGAGCAGCCCCGGGCGCTCCGACAGTGTCTCCGGGGCCGGGTCGACGAGCTCGGCGGCACCGTCGAACTCGACGAGCTCGACGAGCCGCCTCGACCGACCGCGGTCCAGTTCGTGGCGTGTGGCACCTCGTATCACGCCGCGCTCTACGGCGCGCGGCTGTTCCAGGACGCCGGCATCCCCGCCCAGGCGTTCCTCGCGAGCGAGTACGTCACCTCGCCGCCGCCGGCGGGCGACGCGCTCGTGGTCGGCGTCACGCAAAGCGGCGAGACCGCGGACACCCTGAGCGCGCTCCGGGAGGCAAAGGGTCGGGGCGCACGCACGCTCGCACTCACCAACGTGGTCGGCTCGACGGTCTCCCGGGAGTGCGATCACGTCATCTACATCCGGGCGGGCCCGGAGATCGGCGTCGCGGCCTCGAAGACGTTCGCGAGCCAGCTCGCGGCGCTCAACCTGTTCGCGCTCGCCACCGCGAACGGCGGCGATCGAGACGCTTTGGGCGCGCTCCGGGACCTCCCAAGCGAGGTGCAAGCCGTGATTGACGACTCGACCGCGGCCGCCGTCGCGACGGAGTACCTCGACGCGGAGGGGTACTTCTTCATCGGCCGGGGGCTCAACTACCCGGTGGCGCTCGAAGGCGCGCTCAAGCTGAAGGAGATCACCTACCGCCACGCCGAGGGGTTCGCGGCGGGCGAGCTCAAACACGGTCCGCTCGCGCTGGTCACGGAGAACACCCCTGTGATCGCGATCGCCACCGGCGACGGCGAACTCGCCCGAAAGACGGTCGGCAACGTGAAGGAGGTCGAGGCCCGGAACGCCTCCGTGATCGCCGTCACCGACGGTCAGTCCGACATCGAGCGCTACGCCGATCACGTCCTCCCGATCCCCGAGACCCACCCCCGGACCGCCGCGGTGCTCGCCAACGTCCAGCTCCAGCTGTTCGCCTACCACACCGCAGCCCAGCTCGGCCGGTCGATCGACAAACCCCGCAATCTCGCGAAGAGCGTCACCGTCGAGTAG